A window of the Salarias fasciatus chromosome 7, fSalaFa1.1, whole genome shotgun sequence genome harbors these coding sequences:
- the siah1 gene encoding E3 ubiquitin-protein ligase Siah1 isoform X2 encodes MDEEMSRQTATALPTGTSKCPPPQRVPTLSGTTASNSDLASLFECPVCFDYVLPPILQCQSGHLVCSNCRPKLTCCPTCRGPLGSIRNLAMEKVANSVLFPCKYASSGCEVTLPHTEKTEHEELCEFRPYSCPCPGASCKWQGSLDAVMPHLMHQHKSITTLQGEDIVFLATDINLPGAVDWVMMQSCFGFHFMLVLEKQEKYDGHQQFFAIVQLIGTRKQAENFAYRLELNGHRRRLTWEATPRSIHEGIATAIMNSDCLVFDTSIAQLFAENGNLGINVTISMC; translated from the exons ATGGACGAAG AAATGAGTCGCCAGACTGCCACCGCGCTGCCCACAGGAACCTCCAAGTGCCCCCCTCCTCAGCGCGTGCCCACCCTGTCTGGCACCACAGCCTCAAACAGCGACCTGGCCAGTCTGTTCGAGTGTCCGGTCTGCTTCGACTATGTCCTGCCCCCCATCCTGCAGTGCCAGTCCGGACACCTG GTATGCTCCAACTGCCGGCCCAAGCTCACCTGCTGCCCCACCTGCCGAGGACCTCTGGGCTCCATCAGGAACCTGGCCATGGAGAAGGTGGCCAACTCGGTCCTCTTCCCCTGCAAGTACGCCTCGTCGGGCTGCGAAGTCACCCTGCCCCACACCGAGAAGACGGAGCACGAAGAGCTGTGCGAGTTCCGACCGTACTCCTGCCCCTGCCCCGGCGCCTCCTGCAAGTGGCAGGGCTCCCTGGACGCCGTCATGCCCCACCTGATGCACCAGCACAAGTCCATCACCACGCTGCAG GGCGAGGACATCGTGTTCCTGGCCACAGACATCAACCTGCCGGGCGCGGTGGACTGGGTCATGATGCAGTCCTGCTTCGGCTTCCACTTCATGCTGGTGCTGGAGAAGCAGGAGAAGTACGACGGGCACCAGCAGTTCTTCGCCATCGTGCAGCTCATCGGCACCCGGAAGCAGGCCGAGAACTTCGCCTACCGGCTGGAGCTGAACGGCCACCGGCGCCGGCTGACCTGGGAGGCCACGCCGCGCTCCATCCACGAGGGCATCGCCACGGCCATCATGAACAGCGACTGCCTGGTGTTCGACACGTCCATCGCACAGCTGTTCGCCGAGAACGGCAACCTGGGCATCAACGTCACCATCTCCATGTGCTAA
- the lonp2 gene encoding lon protease homolog 2, peroxisomal has product MSSSGDIQIPNRLPLLLTHEGVLLPGSTVRFSVDSPRNMHLVRQRLLKGTSLKSTIIGVIPNTKDPEQDSGDLPTLHKIGTAGIAVQVVGSNWPKPHYTLLITGLCRFRVSSLLKERPFVLAEVEQLDKLEQYTTPAAPGPPADDGELGELSHKFYQAAVQLLGMLDMSVPVVAKFRRLLDSLPREALPDVVASMIRTSNKEKLQVLDAVSLEERFRKALPLLTKQIEGLKLLQKTRKLSPDNEKKVLSVRKGGVFPGRQFNLDEEDEDDNGDDTAALERKVHEANMPEAAYKVCLKELKRLKKMPQSMYQTMPEYALTRNYLDLMVELPWSKSTKDCLDIRAARTLLDNDHYAMDKLKRRVLEYIAVKQLKTSLKGPILCFVGPPGVGKTSVGRSLARTLGREFHRIALGGVCDQSDIRGHRRTYVGSMPGRIINGLKTVGVNNPVFLLDEVDKLGKSLQGDPAAALLEVLDPEQNHSFTDHYLNVAFDLSQVLFIATANTTATIPPALLDRMEVLQVPGYTQEEKVEIAHRHLIPNQLEQHGLTPQQLHIPQDTTQEIIGSYTREAGVRSLERKIGAICRAVAVKVAEAHKVTKTETPESSMLQEDNADLPEMPIVIDHNTLRDILGPAVFQMEVSERLTLPGVALGLAWTPLGGEIMFVEASRMEGEGQLTLTGQLGDVMKESAHLAISWLRGNAKNYQLTNMAGAPNPLEGTDIHLHFPAGAVTKDGPSAGVTIVTCLASLFSGRLVRSDVAMTGEITLRGLVLPVGGIKDKVLAAHRAGVKRVILPKRNEKDLEELPANVRADLDFVTAASLEEVLNASFDGGFPLIRPQLSSRL; this is encoded by the exons ATGTCGTCAAGCGGCGATATCCAGATCCCAAACCGCCTCCCGCTGCTGCTGACCCACGAAGGAGTCCTCCTCCCGGGCTCCACCGTCCGCTTCAGCGTGGACTCCCCACGGAACATGCACCTGGTCCGGCAGCGTCTGCTGAAGGGCACCTCGCTGAAAAGCACCATCATCGGAGTGATCCCCAACACCAAGGACCCCGAGCAGGACTCCGGCGACCTCCCAACTCTGCACAA AATCGGGACGGCGGGGATCGCGGTGCAGGTGGTGGGCAGCAACTGGCCCAAACCTCACTACACCCTCCTCATCACCGGCCTGTGCCGCTTCCGCGTGTCAAgtctgctgaaggagcggcccTTCGTCCTGGCTGAG gtggagcagctggataAACTGGAGCAGTACACGACTCCGGCAGCTCCGGGTCCGCCGGCAGACGATGGAGAGCTGGGCGAGTTGTCCCACAAGTTCTACCAGGCTGCAGTGCAG ttgttaGGTATGTTGGACATGTCCGTTCCAGTTGTGGCCAAGTTCAGGCGCCTGTTGGACAGCCTGCCCAGGGAAGCGCTGCCTGATGTGGTCGCCTCCATGATCCGCACCTCCAAcaaggagaagctgcag GTTCTGGATGCGGTGAGTTTAGAGGAGCGCTTTAGGAAGGCCCTGCCGCTGTTAACCAAGCAGATCGAggggctgaagctgctgcagaaaaccAGGAAGCTGAGCCCTGACAATGAGAAGAAG GTGTTGTCAGTGCGTAAAGGCGGAGTGTTCCCGGGCCGGCAGTTCAAcctggacgaggaggacgaggacgacaaCGGAGACGACACCGCAGCTCTGGAGAGGAAGGTTCATGAAGCCAACATGCCTGAAGCTGCTTACAAAGTTTGCCTGAAAGAGCTGAAGAG ACTGAAGAAGATGCCTCAGTCCATGTATCAGACCATGCCGGAGTACGCACTGACACGGAACTACCTGGACCTGATGGTGGAGCTGCCATGGAGCAAAAGCACAAAAG actgTCTGGACATTCGAGCTGCTCGCACCCTGCTGGACAACGACCACTATGCCATGGACAAGCTGAAGAGACGTGTCCTGGAGTACATCGCcgtcaaacagctgaaaacttCTCTCAAG GGCCCCATCCTCTGCTTCGTTGGGCCTCCTGGAGTCGGGAAGACGAGCGTGGGACGCTCCCTTGCTAGGACCCTGGGCAGAGAGTTTCATCGCATCGCTCTGGGCGGCGTCTGCGACCAGTCCGACATCCGAGGACACAG GCGCACATATGTAGGAAGCATGCCTGGTCGCATTATCAACGGCTTGAAGACCGTGGGAGTCAATAATCCAGTCTTCCTCTTGGATGAAGTGGACAAACTGGGGAAGAGCCTGCAAGGAGACCCTGCAGCCGCTCTGCTGGAG GTCCTGGACCCGGAGCAGAACCACAGCTTCACGGATCATTACCTCAACGTGGCATTTGACCTCTCACAAGTGCTCTTTATTGCCACTGCGAACACCACGGCGACCATCCCCCCGGCTCTGCTGGACCGCATGGAGGTGCTCCAGGTGCCAG GCTacacacaggaggagaaagtggAGATCGCTCACCGTCACCTGATCCCAAATCAGCTGGAGCAGCACGGGCTgactcctcagcagctgcacaTTCCTCAGGACACCACACAGGAGATCATCGGCAG CTACACCCGGGAAGCAGGCGTGCGCTCtctggagaggaagatcggcGCGATCTGCCGAGCCGTGGCAGTGAAGGTCGCCGAGGCCCATAAAGTCACCAAGACGGAGACGCCCGAGAGCAGCATGCTGCAGGAGG acAACGCAGACCTGCCAGAAATGCCGATAGTGATCGACCACAATACCCTGAGAGACATTCTGGgacctgctgtgtttcagatgGAG GTCTCGGAGCGGCTCACCCTGCCCGGCGTGGCTCTGGGCCTGGCCTGGACGCCGCTCGGCGGGGAGATCATGTTCGTGGAGGCCAGCCGGATGGAGGGAGAGGGTCAGCTCACTCTGACGGGGCAGCTGGGAGACGTCATGAAGGAATCTGCACATTTGGCCATCAGCTGGCTGAGAGGGAACGCCAAGAACTACCAGCTCACCAACA TGGCCGGGGCTCCAAATCCTTTAGAGGGGACGGACATCCACCTCCACTTCCCCGCCGGAGCCGTCACCAAGGACGGCCCCTCTGCCGGCGTCACCATAGTAACCTGCCTGGCTTCCCTGTTCAGCGGCCGACTGGTCCGATCAGACGTGGCCATGACCGGAGAGATCACCTTAAGAGGGCTGGTGCTGCct gtgggCGGGATCAAGGACAAGGTCCTGGCGGCGCACCGGGCCGGAGTGAAGCGCGTCATCCTCCCCAAACGGAACGAGAAGGACCTGGAGGAGCTCCCGGCCAACGTCCGAGCGGACCTGGACTTCGTGACGGCCGCCAGCCTGGAGGAGGTGCTGAACGCCTCCTTCGACGGGGGCTTCCCGCTGATTCGCcctcagctgagcagcagactgtAG